In the Acidobacteriota bacterium genome, one interval contains:
- a CDS encoding ACT domain-containing protein: protein MLKAHLAKEIVLRMPNEIGTLNGVAKTLADKGFNILAVSAWVEGPDVVIRLLMDDTSRAADTMKARGYHVREVDVVVAEIPHKPGMLRSITDKLAQEEIDIHHLYATSGRGQDQGLVVFATAHNDRALVRLNAGH, encoded by the coding sequence ATGCTCAAAGCACATCTCGCGAAGGAAATCGTCCTGCGAATGCCGAACGAGATCGGCACGCTCAACGGCGTCGCCAAGACGCTCGCCGACAAGGGCTTCAACATCCTCGCCGTGAGCGCCTGGGTGGAGGGGCCGGACGTCGTCATCCGGCTGCTCATGGACGACACGTCGCGCGCGGCAGACACGATGAAGGCGCGCGGCTACCACGTGCGCGAAGTGGACGTCGTCGTCGCCGAGATCCCGCACAAGCCCGGCATGCTGCGGAGCATCACCGACAAGCTGGCGCAGGAGGAGATCGACATCCACCACCTGTATGCCACGTCAGGGCGCGGTCAGGACCAGGGGCTGGTCGTCTTCGCGACCGCGCACAACGATCGCGCGCTCGTCCGGCTGAACGCCGGGCACTAG
- a CDS encoding N-acetyltransferase has protein sequence MQLTIRQAELADAAAVAAIYNQGIAERGATFETEPRSAADIEARLQDRARFPMVVAEEDGRVIGWAGTGSYRPRACYAGIAEVSVYLDRAARGRGVGRRLLEALAAVARERGYWKLVSRVFPSNAASRALCRACGFREVGTYEKHARLDGRWLDVVIVERLIPENQSQRPPIAT, from the coding sequence ATGCAGCTCACCATCAGGCAGGCGGAGCTTGCCGATGCGGCGGCTGTTGCCGCCATCTACAACCAGGGTATCGCCGAGCGCGGCGCGACGTTCGAGACAGAGCCACGCAGCGCCGCCGATATCGAGGCGCGGCTGCAGGACCGCGCGCGGTTTCCGATGGTGGTCGCCGAGGAAGACGGCCGCGTGATCGGATGGGCGGGCACGGGCAGCTATCGGCCGCGGGCATGCTATGCCGGCATCGCGGAGGTGTCCGTGTATCTCGATCGCGCCGCTCGCGGCCGCGGCGTCGGCCGGCGGCTGCTCGAGGCGCTCGCCGCCGTCGCGCGCGAGCGCGGCTACTGGAAGCTCGTCTCGCGCGTGTTTCCGTCCAACGCCGCGAGCCGCGCGCTCTGCCGCGCGTGCGGCTTCCGCGAGGTCGGCACCTACGAAAAGCACGCCCGCCTCGACGGCCGATGGCTCGACGTCGTCATCGTCGAGCGGCTGATCCCGGAGAACCAGTCGCAGCGCCCGCCAATCGCGACGTAG
- a CDS encoding S46 family peptidase, producing the protein MQRLILAITLTALFAATAAGRIDEGMWTLDNFPKADVAQKYKVQITDEWLDGLQTAVVRLESGCTASFVSPEGLVLTNHHCAQTCLAENSTAQRDLVAGGYLADARNDEIRCQGEQASVLMDTQDVTPDVTRALAGVAAADAARTRNQVLTKLEERCEAESRSAGRPLKCEAVTLYQGGQHRLYKYKRYDDVRLAFAPESDIAAFGGDPDNFQFPRWCLDMSLLRVYENGKPAATPGHLSFNWAGAKEGEPVFVSGHPGTTQRLLTIAQLKTQRDLFLPFWLLRFSELRGRLAQYSKTSPEAARTAKDYLDTIENSHKVRRMQLATLLDDRLMEQRARQEQKLREAVMASAELKARAGSAWDDIARAEARYRDILVPYTWIEGGAGFNSDLFAYARSLLRAADERAKPSAERLREYTDTQLGHLKQTLAAETPVYPELEQARLSFSLERMREYLGPDHPVVKSSLGKASPDERAKALVTLSTLGDPKVRTALFEGGKAAIEASQDPMIALAREIDGEARALRKVYENEVQVPEQRAQQAIADARFKVYGTSLYPDATFTLRLSYGAVQGWTEAGRRIEPFTRLDRLYGRATGARPFALPQRWVAARTRLDMNTPVNFSTTNDIVGGNSGSAVVNARPTFTARRRLRRNWGSRKPRKRWRGGRDSAASRVRSAAR; encoded by the coding sequence ATGCAACGACTCATCCTTGCCATCACCCTGACGGCATTGTTCGCCGCGACGGCGGCGGGCCGCATAGACGAGGGGATGTGGACGCTCGATAACTTCCCGAAGGCGGACGTCGCGCAGAAATACAAAGTCCAGATCACGGACGAATGGCTCGACGGGCTGCAGACCGCGGTGGTGCGCCTCGAGAGCGGGTGCACGGCGTCTTTTGTTTCCCCGGAGGGCCTGGTGCTCACCAACCACCACTGCGCCCAGACGTGCCTCGCGGAGAACTCCACCGCGCAGCGCGATCTTGTGGCCGGCGGCTACCTCGCGGACGCGCGAAACGATGAAATCCGGTGCCAGGGCGAGCAGGCATCCGTCCTGATGGACACGCAGGATGTCACGCCCGACGTGACGCGTGCGCTGGCGGGCGTCGCCGCCGCGGACGCCGCACGCACGCGCAACCAGGTGCTGACGAAGCTCGAGGAGCGCTGCGAAGCAGAGTCCAGGAGCGCAGGCCGTCCGCTCAAGTGCGAAGCGGTCACGCTCTACCAGGGCGGCCAGCACCGGCTCTACAAGTACAAACGTTACGACGATGTGCGGCTGGCGTTTGCGCCGGAGTCTGACATCGCCGCATTCGGCGGTGATCCGGATAACTTCCAGTTCCCGCGGTGGTGTCTCGACATGTCGCTCCTGCGCGTGTACGAGAACGGCAAGCCCGCCGCGACACCCGGTCATCTGTCCTTCAATTGGGCGGGCGCGAAGGAAGGGGAGCCCGTCTTCGTCTCCGGCCATCCGGGGACGACGCAGCGGCTGCTGACGATCGCGCAGTTGAAGACGCAGCGCGACCTGTTCCTGCCGTTCTGGCTGCTGCGCTTCTCGGAACTGCGCGGCCGGCTGGCGCAATATTCGAAGACCTCCCCCGAGGCGGCGCGCACCGCGAAGGACTACCTCGACACGATCGAGAACAGCCACAAGGTGCGGCGCATGCAGCTGGCGACGCTGCTCGACGATCGCCTGATGGAGCAGCGCGCCCGGCAGGAACAGAAGCTTCGCGAGGCGGTGATGGCGAGCGCCGAGCTGAAGGCGCGCGCCGGATCGGCGTGGGACGACATCGCGCGCGCGGAGGCGAGGTATCGGGACATCCTCGTGCCGTACACGTGGATCGAAGGGGGCGCCGGGTTCAACAGCGACCTCTTCGCGTACGCGCGGTCGCTGCTGCGCGCCGCCGACGAGCGCGCCAAGCCGAGCGCCGAACGGTTGCGCGAGTACACCGACACGCAACTGGGACATCTGAAGCAGACGCTGGCCGCCGAGACACCCGTCTACCCGGAGTTGGAACAGGCGCGCCTGTCGTTCTCCCTCGAGCGCATGCGCGAGTACCTCGGGCCGGATCACCCGGTGGTGAAGTCGTCGCTGGGGAAGGCATCGCCCGACGAACGCGCGAAGGCGCTCGTCACCCTCTCGACGCTGGGAGACCCGAAGGTGCGAACGGCGCTCTTCGAAGGCGGCAAGGCAGCAATCGAGGCGAGCCAGGATCCCATGATCGCGCTCGCTCGTGAGATTGACGGCGAGGCGCGGGCGCTGCGCAAGGTGTACGAGAACGAGGTGCAGGTGCCCGAGCAGCGCGCGCAGCAGGCGATTGCGGACGCGCGCTTCAAGGTGTACGGCACCAGCCTGTACCCCGATGCCACCTTCACGCTGCGGCTCTCATACGGCGCGGTGCAGGGTTGGACGGAAGCCGGCCGCCGCATCGAACCGTTCACGCGCCTCGATCGGCTCTACGGGCGCGCGACCGGCGCGCGGCCGTTCGCGCTGCCGCAGCGCTGGGTTGCCGCCAGGACGCGCCTCGATATGAATACCCCCGTCAACTTCTCCACCACCAACGACATCGTCGGAGGGAACTCGGGGAGCGCGGTGGTGAACGCCAGGCCGACGTTTACGGCGCGGCGGAGATTGCGAAGGAACTGGGGATCGCGGAAGCCGCGAAAAAGGTGGCGAGGCGGTAGAGATTCTGCGGCTTCCCGCGTGCGTTCTGCGGCGAGGTGA
- a CDS encoding helix-turn-helix domain-containing protein, which yields MTERTLFGTRLRLARERRKLSIERIAEETKLSSSLIAALEDGTCRRWPAGLYSRSYVRGYAALVGLDPAETVEEFATLFPDLAVLNIDRAARGDALALGAPAPAPRVARPPVAPIRLFLDATPAPWWSRLLTRLAWWLHGVANGGRAPALEGADADTPAWSLNPQVDP from the coding sequence TTGACAGAACGCACGCTCTTTGGAACCCGCCTGCGCCTGGCGCGCGAGCGGCGCAAGCTTTCGATCGAGCGCATCGCTGAGGAAACCAAGCTCAGCTCGTCGCTGATTGCCGCTCTCGAAGACGGAACGTGCCGCCGATGGCCCGCCGGCCTCTACAGCCGGTCGTACGTGCGAGGCTACGCGGCGCTGGTCGGCCTGGATCCGGCCGAGACGGTCGAGGAATTCGCAACGCTGTTTCCCGACCTGGCGGTGCTGAATATCGATCGCGCGGCGCGAGGGGATGCTCTGGCGCTCGGGGCGCCGGCACCGGCGCCGCGCGTGGCGCGTCCGCCGGTCGCGCCGATCCGGTTGTTTCTCGACGCGACGCCCGCGCCGTGGTGGAGCCGGCTGCTGACGCGGCTGGCGTGGTGGCTGCACGGCGTCGCCAACGGCGGGCGCGCGCCGGCGCTCGAAGGTGCGGACGCCGACACACCGGCCTGGTCGCTGAACCCGCAGGTGGACCCATGA
- a CDS encoding cupin domain-containing protein: protein MRLTRFAAALGTAAIFAAAAATLGAQAHAGMQPKPDTASAHAMVAAGDVTWGPAPPALPAGAQAAVLAGDPTKAGQFVIRVRFPDGYTVAPHWHPTDENVTVLEGTLVVGMGEKAEESAMRPLAAGSFVRMPKKAAHYVRAKGATVLQIHAMGPFELTYINPQDDPRLKKTQ, encoded by the coding sequence ATGAGATTGACCAGGTTCGCGGCGGCACTCGGAACAGCGGCCATCTTCGCGGCCGCGGCGGCGACTCTCGGGGCGCAGGCGCACGCGGGCATGCAGCCGAAGCCGGACACGGCGTCCGCGCACGCGATGGTCGCGGCCGGCGACGTCACGTGGGGCCCGGCGCCCCCGGCCCTCCCCGCCGGCGCACAGGCGGCGGTCCTCGCCGGCGATCCCACGAAGGCGGGCCAGTTCGTCATCCGCGTGAGATTCCCGGATGGCTACACGGTCGCTCCCCACTGGCATCCAACCGACGAGAACGTCACCGTCCTCGAAGGCACGCTCGTCGTCGGCATGGGCGAGAAGGCCGAGGAGAGCGCCATGCGCCCGCTCGCCGCCGGATCGTTCGTGAGGATGCCGAAGAAGGCGGCGCATTACGTGCGGGCGAAAGGGGCAACCGTGCTGCAGATCCACGCCATGGGGCCGTTCGAGCTGACGTACATCAATCCGCAGGACGACCCGCGCCTGAAGAAGACGCAGTAG